The following DNA comes from Rhinoraja longicauda isolate Sanriku21f chromosome 30, sRhiLon1.1, whole genome shotgun sequence.
TCATATCTAAGTCGTTAATATAACAAACAGGAAacatcccagcactgatccctgtggtacaccaTTGATCACAGACTTCCAATCGCAACAGCACTCATCCACGATCTCACACTGTCAATTTTTGATCTAATTTCACAACTAGTCTTGGGCTCCAAATTTTGGATCAGCCTTTCACGTGGGGCCTTGCCAAAGGCCATACTGAAGTCCGTGTCAACCACTATCTATATATACTGTCCTCGTCAATATAtttgttacctcttcaaaaaacgtAGTCAGCCATGATATTCCACCATCACACCTGTAGTGCCTATCCCTGAGCAACTCCTACCTTTCTAAGGGCTGTTTAGAACTATCCCTCGGGTTTTATTTCTTCCAGACATTTCTCTACCACTGACATTAGACTCACTGGCATATAATTACCTGACTTATCCCTGttgcccttcttgaataaagctACCACATTTGCTGtcttccagtcttctggcacctcacctgcaGCCAGAGAAGAATTAAATATCTCCGTCAGGGCTCCAGGAATCTCCTTTTACTTTGCATTATAGCCTGGAATACATTTCATGAGATGCTGGAAATTATACACCTTTATGGTCGCTAAAACATCTAACACAAcctcctttttaattttaacaacTTCTAGAATTTCAATATCCCATTTGAAATCTCcaactagaatgtctttcctgttGAATGCGAAAGGAAATTATTAAGACCGCAACCACATCTCATTTCAAGCAGATTACCGCCTGGTCGCTCTTTCTCCAATTACCCTCGTGCTCTTTATCTACATAAAATGCTGTGGGATTTTCTTTACTCTAGTGATACTGAATAACCCCtctttaccctcttgttttttttctattgtaAGCAACCTCCTACATTCTCTACTGCTCAGATGGTCTTTTCTGCTTTTAGTACCATATGCTTtttttctctttatcaaatctcagggatcagtgctatgCCCATtaatgtttgtcatttatatcaacaatttggatgagaatgtacaaggcatgattagtaatcaGATGACATTAAAATGGGTAGTATCGTagacagcgaagatggttatcaagaactacagtgggatcttgatcacctGGATAAGTAGgtcaaggaatggctaatggagtttaattcagttaagtgtgacatgttgcattttgggaagacaaacCAGGATAGGCACTATATAGTGAATGGTAGTGCCTTGACAAGTTTCGTACatcagatggatctaggagtacaatcaCATAGTTCCTTTAAAATGGCATCATAGGTAGTTAGGGTGGTGGATGCACTCTGGTCTTCAGTCTGGGAATTGagtattctttttgtgcacaacccgcaggcattgccactttcatttcactgcacatcgagtatgtgtatgtgacaaataaatttgacttgacttgaagttggGATGTTTTATTATGTTAGTGAAGCTGAACTTCgagcactgtgttcagttttggtcaccctgctataggaaaaaaATCTTTAAGCTGAAAACAGCACAaagaagatttgaggatgttaccaggacttgagggcctgagctgtagggcagTGTACCAGCTGTGAGATGGAACTAGAGCTGGTTCATTATGTCTTTTGCATTTGCCTTCATTTCTATTTCTCCAACCTTGCAGCAGAAATATACCTAAACTTTAATTAGATAAATCCAAGAATAAATAACTAATATGCTTTATTTTTCAGATAGCCGATGAGCATACGAAATAACAATTATCTTTTGAGGGAGGTACCCACACAGGAATGGCTGGCACACACATTGAGCAGAAAGGTGCAACAAAATCTAGTGTTAGCAGCAGTGGTGAGGGCAAAAGTTACCAGCGCACCACTTTGCTGAAACCAGCAGTAGAGCTGCAGGTGACATCACAGTTCagtaaataatgaaaggcagtgTAGGTAGGTAATTAGCAGGTAGTGCCAGTGAGGGCTTTTATAACTTCTTTAGTTTATTAGGTTAAGATGACAATAACAAGGAATCAGTATTCTTTAATGAAGAAGGGAAATATGGAACCTAATTCAAGGGTATTTCTTCAAATTGGATTACATTTTCCAAATTAACAGAATGGCAGGGAAATCAGTCTTCGTTGTAGAGTGTACAGCATATGGGAATCCTAAGATGCGTGCTGTGGTCTGGATGACCACTTCTACAGATTATCAACTTGAGCATTAGATTTTGGAACTTCAGCACCCATAGGAGGCACTAGGATGCATCTACAGGATTGAGAGTAGCATCGATAGCATGCTTTTACTGGCAGCATTACAAAATTCAGATAATTAGGAATGGGTGAACACAGATAAAGGGAGACAGGTGGGCACTTTGAGGAACCAACAAGAGCATCTCACTCCAGAATTGTTTTTCCATGTCAGAAAATGGTGGGGGCGAATGTTCCTCTGGGGAGTGCAGCCGTAATTCAGTTCACAATAATGTTGGTGTTCAGCTACAGAAGTGGGAGGAGAAATTGTCCCAGAGAAATGAATATTGGTGGGGTACATAATTGTGAGAGAAATGGATATTTGCAGATGTAGACAGGACTCTAGGATGGTGAGTTGCCTCTCAATTTCAAATAATAAGACACAGCCTGGCAAAAGTGAAATAGCAGCAGCCAGTTGCAAGTTAAAGGAAACAAGTTGGAGATATTCAAAAATGAAATAATGAGAGTTCAGGGCTAGCATATTTCCACCATGGTAAAGGGTAAGATCAACAATTCTAATGAACATTGATGCCAAGggacagagatttaaaaaagaaaaaaaaataggaaGATTATGACACGTTTAGAGAATTGAAAATAGACGAGGGACTAGAGGAGTATAGAATATAGAAGAgattactttaaaaaaagtaaTTAGGAAGGTGAAGGGGGGCACAAAATGGCACTGCTGGGTAAGACTAAGGAAAATCCCAAAATATTTCATTAGTTATACTGAGGATACATGGGTAAAGAGTAGGACCCATAACAGATCAAAGTAACAGTCTCTGTGCAGAGTTAAGAATGTAAATGAGGTCTTCAATGAATGATGGCTATCTGTATTCACAAATGGACCGGACAACAGTTGGCAAAATCAATGAAGGGGATGGTCAGAAAAAACTGCCCTCGCCAAGGAGGAGGCATTATATGTTGTGGCAGGCTTAAAGATTTTTCAAAATCTTCAGGGTTTCCCTCAGCTCATTATATTTCTCCATTTCAACACCATGCCAAGCAATTTTTTTTATCACCTCTTCAAAATATTAAGTTTCACATTAATCACTAGTGACCCAACAGTTCTACCACTTCTCTCTGTCGTCAAACTACATGACTAATAAACAACTATCGATTATCTAAAATTTCTTTTAATTAACCATTGGAAAAGTCAAAATTATTAGTCTTGAAATCTGAGGCTAACATTGTACGAGAATGGTGAAATACTGAGTGCCAGTGTTTATTAAACATCAGACATTGAAATAGTTACAGCTTGTTAGCAGAGACCAGAGAACAGTTATGAGAAATCGGGTCACTGAAGTATCACAATGTGCTCCAGCTGAATAAACCCAAGCAATTAGATCATTGGCAGAAATGACATGAGGCACTGGAATAGGGTGGCTGGGGTAGGGCGGAGGTTTGTTGAAGACAATACCGGCACTTGGGTTGTCAGTCAATGTGGATCAATGACAACTGTGAATGTGGTGGGGAGTAAGGGAGGAGGTCTGTTAAAATTGTGTAGCGCAGCAGGAAAAACACGTGAAAATtttagtggtgtgcttcaggcaAAATGGGATACTGAGGTTAGATTCACAGACAACATAGAAGTCAAGGCAAGAAGTTAGGGGAGTTCTTAATTACGGAACAGCAATTGATTGAATAGTTTGACATAAAATAATGAGAATAATCTGTTCATGCAGTGGAAGAAACCTTTCACTGGTAAATGGCCAGTGCGCTTCTCTGGTGGCCTGCCTTAAAATTACAACTTATATGGACATCAAATTTATGACAATAAGGGAAACCACTTCTGTAATAATACCATAACATTCTTCATATCAAAATTACACGTTGGCTATTTTTGTACTTAAATCAATTACATTACATTAAACTGAAAATGCATACTATCCAAGTAAATATAGCCTGTTAATTGAGAATTTTACACACCTCCGATGTACACAGTTTTTTTCCAAAGCTGTGTTTCCAAGATCCTGTCATGGGGATAATTGCCTTGGTCAGTCATGAAGAGGATCATCACCACTGCAGCCACATGCAGGAAGAAACAATTCCCTCCAGTCAAGACAAAGGTAGAGGATAGGACAACTGAAGCATAAGGACAGGGAAGGCCACGGTAGACGAATGAAATTCCTAAAAGGAAAACATTAGCAAAATACCGTATTATTTTGAAATTCACAGAATGGCCAGAATTTTGgagaaatacaaaatgctggagtaactcaacaggttatgcagcatctctggagaaaatggataggtgctgtttctggtcgggaccctttaaCTATTTAAGGAAAAGCAAAATATGTGCTCTATAAAATAGCATTTGCAAGAGTAGAAATGATAAACATTAAAACGACGGGCATAAAAGCCCTCCCTGTTTGTTTTAGAAATATAGATATTTTATTCTATTTCACCTTCTAACTGGATTTTTTTGTACTATGGGTTGCAAGGTAAAGAAGGTTAAGGTTAAGTTTTGTACTATGGGTTGCCACCCATACTATTTGTTTTTGTCAGAAGCTTGTAAGTGTGCATGCAATATTCCTTCTAAGACCGATGCCCAGGTTTACCACTACTATCTAGAGATTAAGACTGCTAAGTGGAAGGTTAAAAAGAATTGCACTATAACAGTGGCATAAAAAAAATACTGGCTTGATCCCAGTGGACATCCTTCACACCTTGCACTCACCCTGGACATTTACTCCACTGTTGTCCTTACTTTGAGAGCATGGCCTTTCGGGCTATGAATGGTTATAAAGCCACCAGCAGCAAAAAAGGCTCTGAACCAGGATCATTCAGATGTCTTCTGAGAGCTCATGACGtaaaaggttttaaaaaaaaactttttctaaATGGCTATGGTtcccaggttcaccaggttaattcacgggatggcaggactgacatatgatgaaagaatggatcgactgggcttacattcactggaatttagaaggatgagaggggatcttttgaaacatttaaaattaagggattggacaggctagttacaggaaaaatgttccccatgttaggggaatccagaaccaggggtcacactttaagaaaaatgggtaggccatttaggactgagatgaggaaaaaccttttcacccagtggAGGGTGTGACTGCTAGTGAGGCAGGCAGGGGAACAGAGGTGAGGACTGAGTTAGAGGACTGTAGGAAGAATGAGCAACCTAACCAGGGCACTGTGATTCAGGGGGCCATTCGAGAGGGAACAGGGAAGAAAAATTTAGTTGCCATCGGGGTTACTATAGTTAGGGACATTGACACTGGTCTCTGTCGTGAGGATCGAGAGTCCCGAAGGCTGTGTTGCCTGTCTGGTGCCTGGGTTCAGGACATCTCGTCTGATCTGCAGAGGAACTTGGGACGGGAAAGATCCGGTCATCATGGTCCATGTGGGTACCAATGACGTAGGTAGAACGAGGAAAGAGGTTCTGCTAAAGGAATTTGAGCAGCTAGGTACcaaattgaaaagcagaaccaagaaggtaataatctctggattgctacctgagCCGCTTGCAAATTGGCATAGGGCTGAGAGGATAAGAGAGTTGAACGCGTGGCTCAAAGACTGGCGTGGAAGAAGTGGTTTTGAATTTGTGggacattggcaccagtattgggAAAGGAGGGAACTGTTCCGATGGGACGGACTTCCCTTGAACCAGACTCCTGGCAAACCGTATAACTAGGGCTGTAGATagagttttaaactaaataatagggggtgggggggtcagcaaATTGGAGGTGTAAGGGTGGAgttaaagggagagagagagtgcaggaaaTGTTACAGAAATCTCCCAAATTAATGGggcggaaagttcaagaaggggtaAGGTCGGGTAAAATTGGGAATGGTAAGcgaagggaggtgaataccgaattaaagatgttgtatttgaatgtgtggagtataagaaataaagtggatgaacttacagcacagttagagattggtaggaatgatgctgtgggaattacagagacatggctgcaagaggatcggagctgggagctgaatattcagggtgaaACGTCATATCGGAATGACAGGAAGATGGGCAGAGGGGGGTAGGGTAGTGCAGTTGgttaggaatgaaattcagtccttagcgaGGACTAGTAGCAAAattgtggatagagctgagaaaTTATAAAGGTAAAaaaaccctaatgggagttatttacaggcccccaaacaatagccatgatatagggtacaagttacatcaggagataaaattagcATGCAAAAAAGGCATTGCTATGGTGGTcatgggggggatttcaatatgcaggtagactgggaaaatcaggttggtactggaccccaagaaagggaattttagagtgcctccgagatggattcttagagcagcttgtaatggagcctaccagaaaaaaagccaattttggatttagtgttatgcaatgaaccggatttgataagggaactcaaggtaaaggaaccattaggaggtagcgaccacaatatgataagttttaatctgcaatttgagagggagaaggtgatatCAGATGTGTTGGTATTGCAGCTGggcaaaggggactacagaggcatgagagaggagctggtcaaagttgactggaatgggaccctagcagggatgacggtggaacagcaatggtaggaatttctgggaataatccggaagatgcaggatcttttcattccaaggaGGAAGATTCTTGGgggaagaggcgaccgtggctgacaagggaagtcatggACAGTATAAAACcaaaagagaaggcgtataacatagcaaagattagtgggaagccagaggattgggaaacttttaaagaacaatagagggtaactaaaaagacaatatggggagaaaagatgaaatacgaaggtaaacaggccaataatataaaagaggatagcaaatgtttcttcagttatataaagaacaAGAAAGGGTGGGCATTGGAccactggagaatgatgcagaagAAGTGATAAAGggcaataaagaaatggcagaggagttgaataacttttttgcattagtcttcacagtggaagacaccagcaatgtgcctgaaattcaagagtcagggggtggaagttagtggagtggctattactagggagaaggtgctatTTCAGGAATCACAatcaacaaaatacttcatttaaTCTAGAAAGTTATTTTTAGAACTAACAATAATCCCCCTTGAATAACAGAATAAATAGTGTATTCTTACCACTAGAAAAGAAGCAGAGACGTATAAACACAGCCATCACATAGCATATTATGAAAAGACTGCTCAGTATGCCATGGGCCTGCAGTAATAATGAAGTTGCAATTCCAAATGTTGTGAAATCTGCAAAATCATCTAATTTGGCCCCTGTaataaaatgaaaacagaacaaaATCATATGTGTTGTGTTCAAGAACAAATAGAGATTTATTTTGATGTTTGTCTCAGACAACAGTCAGATCTATAATTATTAAAGATTTACAGTCAGCCAATGTTTGGGGATAGAAAAAAGATAACCTTTCTTGTTCTTCAAATGCTTTGTGACTTAACCATTTCCTGTtataatttgaatgaatgaatgaataagtgtattggccaagtatgcagatacaaggaatgtgccttggtgctccgctcacaaatgacaacacaaacatacagttaacaattaagaataaagcataaacatcacccggtgcggctcggctgcgggacttaacatcgcccggtgcggctcggctgcgggacttaacatcacccggtgcggctcggctgcgggtcttttcatcgctggtgcggctcgaccacgggacttaacatcgcccggcgcggctcggccacgggatttaacatcgcccggtgcggctcggccacgggacataacatcgcccggtgcggctcggccacgggacttaacatcgctggtgcggctcgaccacgggactttacatcgcccggtgcggctcggccactggacttagctgcgcaaggcttggtcgcgggcctttcatcgcccggttcggccgcgggacgtttcagcgcccggtgcggggactgtgcgggtcggtcggggacgagctgtctgtccgtgggcgtggggaagagagtggaagttttgttgcctccatcacagtgagggggtgtttggagtcactgtgatggacgtttgtgttggggttatgtgtcttgtgttctttttttctatgactgctatgtagtttcgttcggtacttcggtgccgaacgacaaataaagctctgttatacctgttatcaaaccaataaggatacaccattacggtctaaatatgtgggtgaaaataaaccagagcaaaaaagagactacagagtagaactaccactcgtggaaaaaattgagtagaactacaactcgtggaaaaaagctgtttttatgtctggctgtggctgctttgacagtctggagtcgccttccggaGGGacgtgcttcgaagagtttgtggccagggtgagaggggtcagagattatcttgcccgctcgtttctggcccttgcaatgtacagttcgaCAATGGGGGAAGGCTGCAGCCAactaccttctcagctgtgcgaacgatccgttgcagcctccggatgtcgtgcttggtggctgagacaAACCAGacaatgatggagaaggtgaggacggacttaatgatagcagtatagaattggaccatcattgcctgtgacagattgtgtttctttagttgccgcaggaagtacatcctctgttgggcctttttgactgtggagtcgatggtggccccccatttaaggtccctagatatgatgattccaaggaacttaaatgactccactgatgtgactgtggtgttgttgatggtgagtagggggaggggagggggatctcttcgaaagtctacaattagttccactgtcttgagagcattgagctccaggttgttgcgagctaaagtccacaaacagaatcctggcataggtccccttgtggtctaggtgctggaggatgaagtgcaggcctagattgactgcatcgtccaccgatctattggccctatatgcaaactgcatgtGGTCCAGCAggtggtttgtgatgtttttcagctgggccagcacaagtctttcaaaggtcttcatgactacagaggtaagtgcgacaggcctgtagtcattaagaccagtgatccttgtctttttgggtacagggacaatagtggagaccttgaagcaggcagggacagtgcaggtttgcagcgaCTGGTTAAAAGTGTCTGTGCAGTTGTTCGGCAcaaagcttgagggtagagggggaaacattgtccggtcctggagatttccaacttttctgttttctgaatagcctctccacctctgcaatttctattgttaaactggagtcattctgtgaggatgtgaaaattggtgattgcagaggggtggggaaaagggccagtctttgcaaactccagccagtctctgagtaagtgtgaattgctgcttggggaggagtgggtggggatggatccagtctttgcaaactggagtcagtctttgagtacgtgtgaagtggtgattgggggtgggggagggggtcccagggttatgtttctgtttctcgaacctgcagtagaactcattcaggtccttggtcagctgacgattgtccaaggagtgggggcgctttcctcttgtacctggtgatttcttgcaagcccttccaaactgaaggagTCAttggctgagaacttgctcctcagtgtCTCAGAGTACCTATCCTTGGCagttctgattcctcttctcagcttgtacttggcctgcctgtagaggtctgtatccccgctcctgtaggcctcatcttttgactggcagagctgtctgagttctgctgtgaaccagggcttgttgttgttgaaccagatccgggccTTCATGGGAAtccaactgtcctcgcaaaagctgacataggatatCAGTGTCTGTGTaatcatcgaggcttgtggttgcttccctgaacacattccaatcagtgcagtcaaagcaggactttagtttttcaatgcccttgcTTGTCCatcttttcgttgttctgaccacagggttagcagattttagtttctgcctgtaggtcggaataaggtgaactaaacaatgatcgaagagacccagagccgcccgaggaacagagcgatatgtgctcttgattgaagtgtagcagtgatcaagtgtcctctcccctctggtttcaggtttccagcaagtGTAGTCTTTTGATTTTCCATTTAACTGTAATTACAAGTTCTGCTTTAAGAACTGTGGAAATATAAATAGAGTAGTGGGCGCAGCTATGATGAATTTGATTGAGTGATTGATGCAGCAGAGTTATTCGGAGCGAAATACAATGGTTCAATGTTCCCAATCTGGTCTCTCATAACATGTTCTACAAATTTCTCCCAAATAATCAATAATCCCTGTTCTAATGTACTTCAGGTATTTTAATGGGCTTTTATTTCATGCTATATATGAATCCCATATATATGCCAAGAAGCCTAAACCTTGTACATACATCTTGACACCTATGCTGGGATATTGTCCCGAGAGATTTTTGTAGctattgtggcggatcaggccactccttgggtcagccccctcgttacgtgacggacaggcgaaaggggttaaaagccagaccaagggaaggcgtatcttatccctaggagaactacgctgtgggcaggagctcatagcctaataaaagaatcttactaaacactgcctggcgtcttgccttttctctggcctccgccaggccactacattggtgacctcgacggacatcacacgtagtgatgtcaaacgataatgtgcaacccggtcctgccgccctcggtcctgccgacctcgaggccgtctccctcaaactcccgaccctgtggaccgaagagcctgaggtctggtttcagcaggcagaggcagtttgctgtgcgaggggtaaccgtcgacttgacgaagtacttttatgtcgtcggcgccctggaccaggcgacagcaaggcgagtaaagccttaccttaatgaccccccccgcggatgacaaatataagggccttaaagaactccttatcaggaggttcggcctcagcgacgccgagagggcaactcgcgttatgagccagggggggctcggggaccgacggccgtcggccctcctggaggacatgctcgcccttatgggcaaccacccgccctgtttcttattcaagcaggcctacctgcggcagctcccggtcgacctccgttctcagctcgctgaggaccccttcaccgacacgcagcggctgggcgagcgtgctgatcaaatctggatgtcccgtcgggaggacctggcagccctagccgtcttttccgcggcatcggaaggccaacagcaagctggggccgccgtcgaccccgtttcagggcgacccccgtggcgaaatccggccgccatcgggcaccccggtgccggcacgcccttctcgcacggcccgccgacaattcagccagacgccaccagaggtcgctggtggtcggcccaagcagcaccacctccaataccgctggagaccaccggaggtcgctggtgggcatcccagtctgcaccaccaccggacaccagcaaaagcggctggtgctattatcaccgtcgttgggggccgaacgccaagcaatgtcgcctaccctgtgcctttccgggaaacgcgagggccggccgtcagtgatcccttcggcggccggccagatccatcgtgtgttcgcccgggatcgccgcaccgggggtcggttcctcgtcgacactggagcagaggtgagcgtcctacctccttccaccgccgatatccatacgggcaaacgcggccccctcctcactgcggcgaacggtagccccatcaacacttacggggtctgccagctcgcccttaacttcggcgacagctggttcacgtggcggttcatcattgctgatgtttcccagccgctgctgggcgccgacatcctgcgggcgcattccatgctcgtggatgtcaggcggcagcgcctggtgcactccagcacgctgaggccggtctcccccaacgtcggacacctgtcgtccgtggatgcgacgtacgcgcgcatcctggcggacttcccggacattgtggaaacccacttctcctcctccgctcccaagcacggggtgcaacatcacatccccaccaccgggccacccgtgcacgcccgagcgcggcgtctcgctccagacaagctccgtctagctcgagaggagtttcatcagatggagtcaatgggcatcgtgcgcccttccgatagcccgtgggcgtcaccactccacttggtccccaaggcggacgggggttggcgaccgtgcggggactatcggcgcttaaatgacgcgaccgttcccgacaggtacccggttccgcacatccaggactttaatgcccacctggccggagcatccgtgttctccaaggtggaccttgtgcgtggatataatcaaatcccggtccaccccgatgacatccccaagactgccatcatcaccccgtttggcctattcgagttcctacggatgccgttcgggttgaagaacgccgcacaggccttccaacggcttatggactgtgtgtgccgtggcctggaattcgtctttgtgtacttggacgacgtactcgtggccagccgctcaaagcaggagcactgcacccacctccgccagctgtgtaaacgcctcagcgagtacgggttgtcaatcaatacttccaagtgccgttttggggtgacggccatcgatttcctcggccatcgggtgaccccacaaggggtggtacctcttccggacagggtcgaagctgtccgccgtttcccccgaccgaccactgtcaagggcctgcaggaattcgttgggatggtctcgttctatcaccgcttcctgccgtcggtggccagaactatgcgcccactcttccacctcatggctggtcgccgcaaggaggtcgagtgggacgacgaagcaggagcggcctttgagcaggctaaggagccctagccagggccacgatgctcgtccatcctaaggaggatgccccaaccgccctgaccgtggacgcttctgaggtggcggtcggtgcggtgctagagcagcacatcgacgggtgttggcggccactcgccttctttagcaggca
Coding sequences within:
- the tmem269 gene encoding transmembrane protein 269 isoform X5; translated protein: MENARKGIFHDAKKLFLSEQAGRVQIQDFACKNAANVLSLSNLVMGLSSILCTLNGQHLYACWFILFGFLLDLADGAVARQLNACSALGAKLDDFADFTTFGIATSLLLQAHGILSSLFIICYVMAVFIRLCFFSSGISFVYRGLPCPYASVVLSSTFVLTGGNCFFLHVAAVVMILFMTDQGNYPHDRILETQLWKKTVYIGGEVPEDWKTANVVALFKKGNRDKSGLMMLFCCPLWLTCIYYLIWCFSYTLFPSAMWSNEY
- the tmem269 gene encoding transmembrane protein 269 isoform X2, which translates into the protein MFILNPPSSIFHDAKKLFLSEQAGRVQIQDFACKNAANVLSLSNLVMGLSSILCTLNGQHLYACWFILFGFLLDLADGAVARQLNACSALGAKLDDFADFTTFGIATSLLLQAHGILSSLFIICYVMAVFIRLCFFSSGISFVYRGLPCPYASVVLSSTFVLTGGNCFFLHVAAVVMILFMTDQGNYPHDRILETQLWKKTVYIGGEVPEDWKTANVVALFKKGNRDKSGLMMLFCCPLWLTCIYYLIWCFSYTLFPSAMWSNEY
- the tmem269 gene encoding transmembrane protein 269 isoform X6 → MGLSSILCTLNGQHLYACWFILFGFLLDLADGAVARQLNACSALGAKLDDFADFTTFGIATSLLLQAHGILSSLFIICYVMAVFIRLCFFSSGISFVYRGLPCPYASVVLSSTFVLTGGNCFFLHVAAVVMILFMTDQGNYPHDRILETQLWKKTVYIGGEVPEDWKTANVVALFKKGNRDKSGLMMLFCCPLWLTCIYYLIWCFSYTLFPSAMWSNEY
- the tmem269 gene encoding transmembrane protein 269 isoform X3, producing MQGAKHNSIFHDAKKLFLSEQAGRVQIQDFACKNAANVLSLSNLVMGLSSILCTLNGQHLYACWFILFGFLLDLADGAVARQLNACSALGAKLDDFADFTTFGIATSLLLQAHGILSSLFIICYVMAVFIRLCFFSSGISFVYRGLPCPYASVVLSSTFVLTGGNCFFLHVAAVVMILFMTDQGNYPHDRILETQLWKKTVYIGGEVPEDWKTANVVALFKKGNRDKSGLMMLFCCPLWLTCIYYLIWCFSYTLFPSAMWSNEY